One genomic window of Camelina sativa cultivar DH55 chromosome 5, Cs, whole genome shotgun sequence includes the following:
- the LOC109133037 gene encoding uncharacterized protein LOC109133037 — MKLVVFFSLVLMFSLCSSGFKTDNGVTVTSSSIYQHSSDKVEESSESLMDYPKTGPNTPGGSRFRPPHPMMKKKISS; from the exons ATGAAGTTGGTGGTTTTTTTCTCGCTCGTGCTCATGTTTTCATTGTGTTCTTCGG ggTTTAAAACAGATAATGGTGTTACTGTCACTTCTAGTTCTATCTATCAACATTCCTCGGACAAG GTTGAAGAGAGTAGTGAGAGCCTGATGGACTATCCAAAAACAGGCCCCAACACACCGGGAGGAAGCCGTTTTCGTCCACCACATCctatgatgaagaaaaagatttcCTCATAA
- the LOC104789464 gene encoding uncharacterized protein LOC104789464 translates to MTVKRIDGWRFYVRGGQRGCLVDLEAKSCSCGVFNVEKIPCSHAIKAAKSSGWHMFTVVKAYYRKDYVYVSYAANIMPNVEHDPIEPDIRCIPPIPKRKPGRQKKSRWLTWLELSRKKGSKPRKSHKQYACSKCRQPGHTRPHCVAEDGE, encoded by the exons ATGACGGTAAAACGCATTGATGGTTGGCGTTTCTACGTTAGGGGTGGGCAACGTGGCTGCTTGGTTGACTTAGAAGCAAAATCTTGTTCATGCGGGGTGTTTAATGTTGAGAAAATACCATGTTCACATGCAATTAAGGCTGCCAAGTCAAGCGGATGGCATATGTTTACCGTAGTCAAAGCTTACTATAGAAAAGATTATGTCTATGTGTCGTACGCGGCTAACATCATGCCCAATGTCGAGCACGATCCAATTGAGCCAGATATCCGATGTATACCTCCCATACCAAAGCGGAAGCCTGGTAGGCAAAAGAAGTCTCGTTGGCTAACATGGCTAGAACTGTCACGTAAAAAGGGGAGCAAGCCGAGGAAGTCTCATAAGCAATATGCTTGTTCAAAATGCAGACAGCCTGGACATACTCGACCTCATTGT GTTGCTGAAGACGGCGAGTAG
- the LOC104789463 gene encoding uncharacterized protein LOC104789463 — MATTHASNGPVTTADPVVTTTPTLFNMKTSSVMKLNSTNYLMWSLQINALFDGYELCGYLDGFVVLLPATVTVDTIITVNPAFTFWNRQDKLLYSALIGAISSPFQPQVSRATIASELWQTLAATIAKPSRGHIKQLKTQLKQWVKGARSIDEYVQGLSRRMDQLEILGKPFDLEDQIEVILEGLPEEYKPVIDHIEGKDTPPTIVDVPERLWNNEAKLLSTAAVASLATPITANVVQSRHNSNNYRTQQRFKQTNNSGTASSQGPSHHYEPRGFKLYMGSVKFTVSKGIVPDVVFSFNTLCLLHRYHKSLSFTPWNPRANLAVASPWVLDSGATHHITSDLNNLSLHQPYHGGDEVFVADGSTVPITHTGELSEYGGPLLCGRTKDDCMNGRSRFTE; from the exons ATGGCTACCACACATGCTTCTAATGGTCCTGTCACCACTGCTGATCCGGTTGTCACAACCACACCAACCCTCTTCAACATGAAAACCTCCAGTGTTATGAAACTGAACTCCACCAACTACTTGATGTGGAGTCTCCAGATAAATGCCCTGTTTGATGGCTATGAGCTCTGTGGTTACCTCGATGGATTTGTCGTTCTACTACCTGCAACCGTCACCGTTGACACCATCATCACGGTCAACCCTGCCTTCACGTTCTGGAACAGACAAGATAAACTTCTTTACAGTGCCTTAATTGGCGCTATCTCCTCTCCATTCCAACCTCAGGTGTCGCGTGCGACTATTGCTTCGGAGCTCTGGCAAACACTTGCCGCCACAATTGCTAAACCTAGCCGTGGTCATATTAAACAGCTCAAGACTCAACTTAAGCAATGGGTCAAAGGAGCCAGATCCATTGATGAATATGTTCAAGGCCTTAGCAGACGTATGGATCAGCTTGAGATTCTTGGCAAGCCCTTTGACCTTGAAGATCAGATCGAAGTCATTCTTGAGGGTCTGCCGGAGGAATACAAGCCGGTGATTGATCATATTGAAGGTAAAGATACTCCTCCTACAATTGTTGATGTTCCTGAGCGTCTTTGGAATAATGAAGCGAAGCTCCTCTCCACTGCTGCCGTAGCTTCATTAGCTACCCCTATCACTGCTAATGTTGTTCAATCACGCCACAACTCCAACAACTATCGTACTCAACAAAGGTTCAAGCAAACCAACAATAGTGGTACGGCATCTTCTCAAGGACCGTCCCACCACTATGAACCTCGGGGTTTCAAGCTGTATATGGGAAGTGTCAAATTTACGGTGTCCAAGGGCATAGTGCCAGACGTTGTCTTCAGCTTCAACACCCTCTGTCTGCTGCACCGCTATCATAAGTCACTCTCGTTTACACCGTGGAACCCAAGAGCCAATCTAGCTGTTGCTTCTCCATGGGTTCTGGACAGTGGTGCGACACACCATATCACGTCAGATCTTAataatctctctctccatcAGCCTTATCATGGTGGTGATGAGGTTTTTGTTGCTGATGGCTCCACTGTACCCATAACACACACCG GTGAACTATCTGAGTACGGGGGTCCGTTACTCTGCGGCCGAACTAAGGATGACTGTATGAATGGCCGAAGCCGGTTCACCGAATAA
- the LOC104787359 gene encoding protein AUXIN RESPONSE 4-like, producing the protein MAIITEEEEEEDTKTLIPPKDSDISKSESTMKKNPKPQSQNPFPFWFYFTLIFSLATIIFTSLSLFSSHNDPRSWFLSLPPALRQHYSDGRTIKVQVNPDESPIQVFVAESGSVHTENVVIVHGLGLSSFAFKQVIQSLGSKGIHGVAIDLPGNGFSDKSMVVIGGDREIGFVARVKEVYGLIQEKGVFWAFDQMVETGDLPYEEIIKLQNSKRRSLKAIELGSEETARVLGQVIDTLGLAPVHLVLHDSALGLASNWVSENYPSVRSITLIDSSISPALPLWVLNIPGVRELLLGFSFGFQKLVSFRCSKEMTLPQIEAHRILLEGRNGREAVVASLKKLNHSFDIGQWGNSDGISGIPMQVICSREWSDEGQSVAKALPKAKFVTHSGSRWPQESKSGELADYISEFVSQLPRSTRRVTEEPIPEKVQKLLEEAKAGGDHDHHHGHGHAHAGYTDAYGLGEEMTT; encoded by the exons atggcgattatcacagaagaagaagaagaagaagatacaaaaaccctaattccacCGAAAGACTCTGACATTTCGAAATCGGAATCGACTatgaagaagaaccctaaaccccaatctcaaaaccctttCCCATTTTGGTTCTACTTTACACTCATCTTCTCACTCGCCACTATCATcttcacatctctctctctcttctcatctcACAACGATCCAAGATCTTGGTTTCTCTCACTCCCACCAGCTCTTCGCCAACATTACTCAGATGGACGAACAATCAAAGTCCAAGTAAACCCAGACGAGTCACCAATCCAAGTCTTTGTAGCTGAATCAGGTTCGGTTCATACAGAGAACGTTGTAATCGTTCATGGGTTAGGTCTTAGTTCGTTTGCTTTTAAGCAAGTGATTCAGTCTCTTGGATCAAAAGGGATTCATGGTGTTGCTATTGATCTGCCTGGGAATGGGTTCTCAGATAAGTCAATGGTAGTGATAGGTGGAGATAGAGAGATTGGGTTTGTGGCTAGAGTTAAGGAAGTTTATGGTTTGATCCAAGAGAAAGGTGTGTTTTGGGCGTTTGATCAGATGGTTGAAACTGGAGATTTGCCTTATGAGGAGATCATAAAGCTTCAGAACTCGAAAAGGAGAAGCTTGAAAGCTATTGAATTAGGGAGTGAAGAAACAGCTAGAGTTTTAGGCCAAGTGATTGATACTTTGGGTTTAGCTCCTGTGCATTTGGTTCTTCATGATTCAGCTTTAGGGTTGGCTTCCAATTGGGTTTCTGAGAATTACCCGAGTGTTCGAAGTATAACTCTGATTGACTCTAGTATCAGTCCAGCTTTGCCGTTGTGGGTTCTGAATATACCGGGGGTTCGAGAGCTTTTGTTAGGGTTTTCGTTTGGTTTTCAGAAGCTAGTGAGTTTCCGGTGCTCAAAGGAGATGACTTTACCGCAAATTGAAGCTCATAGGATTCTTTTGGAGGGAAGAAATGGGAGGGAAGCTGTTGTTGCTTCATTAAAGAAGTTGAACCATAGCTTTGACATTGGACAATGGGGAAATTCAGATGGGATCAGTGGTATCCCGATGCAAGTGATTTGTTCTAGAGAATGGAGCGACGAGGGCCAATCTGTAGCTAAGGCTCTTCCAAAAGCAAAGTTTGTCACACACTCAGGCAGCCGGTGGCCTCAG GAAAGCAAATCCGGCGAGCTTGCAGATTACATTTCTGAATTTGTCTCTCAGCTCCCAAGATCCACCAGAAGGGTTACTGAAGAACCTATCCCGGAGAAAGTACAGAAACTGTTAGAAGAAGCAAAGGCTGGTGGTGACCATGACCATCATCATGGCCACGGGCATGCCCATGCTGGTTACACGGATGCTTACGGTCTTGGTGAAGAAATGACTACTTGA